A genome region from Salvia splendens isolate huo1 chromosome 19, SspV2, whole genome shotgun sequence includes the following:
- the LOC121778641 gene encoding uncharacterized protein LOC121778641 isoform X1: MRGKSSLSKSKKGGVETENEPHLSGAYIRSLVKQLSSSSSKTKDSSSSSLEGDGNSNSESLFASSCDGFSDQKKEKSPPPLPPHKKQVRRRLHTSRPYQERLLNMAEARREIVTALKYHRAAMKKATERQQQQQQMEITSQTQVFGSSSHQFSLEQEDILKFRRNPRFYASNSSIPDKFPSSYHDNFSQSPGFSSPYSWSISPIAPPPLPLVQENFNFTLPSQTLGLNLNLQDFNNLDSTFLCSTNHSSIYSSSSPSTSSSPLSATTEEIPCMGPPASAAEFGDPGLHAVMDDKEIAEIRSIGDQYQMEWDDTLNLVNSAWWLKFLKAMEITPENQSVQDFPFDDVMEFPAWLNANDGCLQDVNSDNYFEDPALPCMDIGEIEGMGGDWLA; the protein is encoded by the exons ATGAGGGGTAAGTCTTCTTTGTCAAAGTCTAAAAAAGGTGGAGTTGAAACCGAGAATGAGCCTCATTTGTCAGGTGCTTACATTCGAAGCCTTGTTAAACAGttatcctcttcctcttcaaaAACCAAAGATTCATCCAGTTCCAGCTTAGAGGGAGATGGGAATTCGAACAGTGAAAGCTTGTTTGCAAGTAGCTGTGATGGATTTTCTGatcagaaaaaagaaaaatccccTCCCCCGCTTCCACCACACAAAAAGCAAGTAAGGAGACGGCTGCATACCAGCAGACCCTACCAAGAGAGGCTGCTAAATATGGCTGAAGCGCGGCGAGAAATCGTCACTGCCCTTAAGTATCATAGAGCAGCTATGAAAAAAGCCACTGAAagacagcagcagcagcagcaaatGGAAATAACCTCCCAAACTCAGGTGTTTGGGTCTTCATCTCATCAGTTTTCTTTAGAACAAGAAGACATATTGAAATTCAGGAGAAATCCAAGATTTTATGCTTCAAATTCCTCAATTCCTGATAAATTCCCAAGTAGTTATCATGATAATTTCTCCCAATCACCGGGATTTTCATCTCCGTATTCTTGGTCCATTTCTCCGATtgcaccaccaccactaccacttgTCCAAGAAAATTTCAACTTCACACTGCCTAGCCAAACACTTGGCCTCAATCTAAATcttcaagattttaacaacttggaCTCCACTTTCCTCTGTAGTACAAATCATTCATCAATTTACTCATCCTCATCCCCATCAACCTCTTCCTCCCCTCTTTCAGCCACCACCGAGGAAATTCCATGCATGGGACCACCAGCTTCGGCGGCAGAGTTTGGAGATCCCGGGTTGCATGCTGTGATGGATGATAAGGAGATTGCTGAGATCAGGTCAATTGGAGACCAATACCAGATGGAGTGGGATGATACTTTGAATTTGGTGAATTCGGCTTGGTGGCTCAAATTCTTGAAGGCAATGGAAATCACACCTGAGAATCAGAGTGTTCAGGATTTTCCATTTGATGACGTCATGGAGTTCCCAGCCTGGCTCAATGCCAACGACGGCTGCTTGCAGGATGTGAACTCTGATAATTACTTTGAAGATCCTGCTTTGCCTTG CATGGATATCGGAGAAATCGAAGGGATGGGTGGTGACTGGTTAGCCTGA
- the LOC121778641 gene encoding uncharacterized protein LOC121778641 isoform X2 translates to MKLSSSSSKTKDSSSSSLEGDGNSNSESLFASSCDGFSDQKKEKSPPPLPPHKKQVRRRLHTSRPYQERLLNMAEARREIVTALKYHRAAMKKATERQQQQQQMEITSQTQVFGSSSHQFSLEQEDILKFRRNPRFYASNSSIPDKFPSSYHDNFSQSPGFSSPYSWSISPIAPPPLPLVQENFNFTLPSQTLGLNLNLQDFNNLDSTFLCSTNHSSIYSSSSPSTSSSPLSATTEEIPCMGPPASAAEFGDPGLHAVMDDKEIAEIRSIGDQYQMEWDDTLNLVNSAWWLKFLKAMEITPENQSVQDFPFDDVMEFPAWLNANDGCLQDVNSDNYFEDPALPCMDIGEIEGMGGDWLA, encoded by the exons ttatcctcttcctcttcaaaAACCAAAGATTCATCCAGTTCCAGCTTAGAGGGAGATGGGAATTCGAACAGTGAAAGCTTGTTTGCAAGTAGCTGTGATGGATTTTCTGatcagaaaaaagaaaaatccccTCCCCCGCTTCCACCACACAAAAAGCAAGTAAGGAGACGGCTGCATACCAGCAGACCCTACCAAGAGAGGCTGCTAAATATGGCTGAAGCGCGGCGAGAAATCGTCACTGCCCTTAAGTATCATAGAGCAGCTATGAAAAAAGCCACTGAAagacagcagcagcagcagcaaatGGAAATAACCTCCCAAACTCAGGTGTTTGGGTCTTCATCTCATCAGTTTTCTTTAGAACAAGAAGACATATTGAAATTCAGGAGAAATCCAAGATTTTATGCTTCAAATTCCTCAATTCCTGATAAATTCCCAAGTAGTTATCATGATAATTTCTCCCAATCACCGGGATTTTCATCTCCGTATTCTTGGTCCATTTCTCCGATtgcaccaccaccactaccacttgTCCAAGAAAATTTCAACTTCACACTGCCTAGCCAAACACTTGGCCTCAATCTAAATcttcaagattttaacaacttggaCTCCACTTTCCTCTGTAGTACAAATCATTCATCAATTTACTCATCCTCATCCCCATCAACCTCTTCCTCCCCTCTTTCAGCCACCACCGAGGAAATTCCATGCATGGGACCACCAGCTTCGGCGGCAGAGTTTGGAGATCCCGGGTTGCATGCTGTGATGGATGATAAGGAGATTGCTGAGATCAGGTCAATTGGAGACCAATACCAGATGGAGTGGGATGATACTTTGAATTTGGTGAATTCGGCTTGGTGGCTCAAATTCTTGAAGGCAATGGAAATCACACCTGAGAATCAGAGTGTTCAGGATTTTCCATTTGATGACGTCATGGAGTTCCCAGCCTGGCTCAATGCCAACGACGGCTGCTTGCAGGATGTGAACTCTGATAATTACTTTGAAGATCCTGCTTTGCCTTG CATGGATATCGGAGAAATCGAAGGGATGGGTGGTGACTGGTTAGCCTGA